One genomic segment of Myxocyprinus asiaticus isolate MX2 ecotype Aquarium Trade chromosome 14, UBuf_Myxa_2, whole genome shotgun sequence includes these proteins:
- the LOC127452005 gene encoding heme oxygenase 2-like, whose amino-acid sequence MSAIKTEDTANGKSVANGGGVVFEEAGVTVLRPTDLSEMLAAGTKEVHEKAENTAFVKDFLRGRIRKELFKLGHVALYFTYSAMEEEIERNKDHPQFAPLYFPNELHRRDALARDLEYYCGDDWQNQISCSPATQRYVDRIHQVGQDDPVLLVAHAYTRYMGDLSGGQVLRKVAQRAMKLPPTGEGLNFYEFDGIHSAKAFKQLYRSRMNELDLDMDIKEKIVEEANQAFYFNMEVFGELEEVGKTLQDDVLDAAPVHGDMQGDTSQCPYHAAKMAASGGSTYICQTAMTVLKKPSAQVILAAWIAVLAGLAAWYLM is encoded by the exons ATGTCTGCAATAAAGACAGAAGATACGGCCAATGGCAAGAGTGTTGCTAACGGAGGAGGAGTCGTTTTTGAAGAGGCCGGAGTTACAGTCCTCAG GCCTACAGACCTGTCAGAGATGTTGGCAGCAGGAACTAAAGAAGTTCACGAGAAGGCAGAAAACACAGCGTTTGTCAAAGATTTCTTGAGGGGACGAATCCGCAAGGAGCTTTTTAAG CTTGGCCACGTGGCTTTATACTTCACGTACTCTGCCATGGAAGAAGAAATCGAGAGAAATAAAGATCACCCTCAGTTCGCTCCACTCTACTTCCCTAATGAACTCCACCGGCGTGATGCTCTGGCTCGTGATCTGGAGTATTACTGTGGTGATGACTGGCAAAACCAGATCAGCTGCTCTCCGGCCACTCAACGCTATGTGGACCGCATACACCAGGTCGGCCAGGACGACCCTGTGCTTTTAGTTGCTCACGCTTACACACGCTATATGGGTGACCTGTCGGGTGGTCAGGTGCTGAGGAAGGTGGCCCAGCGTGCTATGAAGCTGCCACCAACTGGAGAAGGGCTGAACTTCTATGAGTTTGATGGTATTCACAGCGCCAAGGCCTTTAAACAGCTGTACCGGAGCCGCATGAATGAGCTGGACCTTGACATGGACATCAAAGAGAAGATTGTGGAGGAAGCTAACCAAGCTTTTTACTTCAATATGGAG GTTTTTGGAGAACTTGAGGAAGTAGGAAAGACTCTTCAGGATGATGTTTTGGATGCAGCTCCTGTTCATGGTGACATGCAGGGAGACACCAGCCAGTGTCCTTACCACGCTGCAAAAATGG CTGCCAGTGGAGGATCAACGTATATTTGCCAGACGGCCATGACTGTGCTTAAAAAACCCTCTGCTCAAGTCATATTGGCTGCCTGGATCGCTGTCTTAGCCGGATTGGCTGCTTGGTACCTCATGTGA
- the LOC127451994 gene encoding dnaJ homolog subfamily A member 3, mitochondrial-like, producing the protein MACFAVRSSARLITVAVSSCHTRACPALISCPNGAYRSFSKLSGRQMWTAGGRIGGRDGTAVTLSGMTGMGPSRITCKLSFHTSAPFNKQDLYQILGVPRTATQKEIKKAYYQMAKKYHPDTNKDDPQAKEKFAQLAEAYEVLSDEGKRKQYDTYGSAGFDAGQAGAGHQHYWSGGASVDPEELFRKIFGEFSGAQGFGDFNGIFNQPREYVMELTFAQAAKGVNKEITVNIEGTCQRCDGRGHEPGSKVQHCDSCNGTGMETVNTGPFVMRSTCQRCGGRGSVITSPCTACRGTGQTKQRRTVTVPVPAGIEDGQTVRMPVGKTEIFITFRVQKSPIFRRDGADIHSDVMISVAQAILGGTVRAQGLYETINLSIPAGIQTDQRIRLSGKGIPRVSGYGNGDHYVHMKIKIPKMLTDRQRALLMSYAEDETDVEGTVNGVTSTTAGKRSTGS; encoded by the exons ATGGCGTGTTTCGCAGTTCGTAGCTCCGCACGCTTGATCACAGTTGCCGTGTCCTCCTGCCACACACGAGCCTGTCCAGCCCTCATCTCCTGCCCGAATGGAGCCTACAGGAGCTTCTCAAAGTTGTCAGGCCGGCAGATGTGGACGGCAGGTGGCAGGATTGGAGGGAGAGACGGGACTGCGGTGACATTGAGCGGCATGACAG GAATGGGCCCTTCTCGCATCACCTGTAAGCTGTCGTTCCACACCAGTGCTCCTTTTAATAAACAAGACCTCTACCAGATTCTAGGAGTTCCACGTACAGCCACACAGAAAGAGATTAAGAAAGCTTATTACCAG ATGGCAAAAAAATATCACCCAGACACTAATAAAGACGACCCACAAGCCAAGGAGAAGTTTGCACAGCTAGCAGAGGCCTACGAG GTGCTTAGCGATGAGGGGAAGAGGAAACAGTATGATACGTACGGTTCTGCTGGGTTTGATGCGGGTCAGGCTGGCGCCGGTCATCAGCACTACTGGAGCGGAGGGGCGAGCGTCGACCCAGAGGAGCTTTTCCGCAAGATCTTCGGAGAGTTTTCTGGAGCACAAGGCTTCGGTGATTTCAACGGCATCTTCAATCAGCCACGAGAg TATGTTATGGAGTTGACGTTTGCTCAGGCTGCCAAAGGTGTGAATAAGGAAATTACGGTGAACATAGAGGGCACATGCCAGCGTTGTGACGGCAGAGGACACGAGCCCGGATCTAAAGTCCAGCACTGCGACAGCTGCAATGGGACAGGCATG GAAACGGTGAACACGGGGCCGTTTGTGATGCGCTCCACTTGTCAACGTTGTGGTGGACGGGGCTCGGTCATTACCTCGCCCTGCACGGCGTGTCGAGGGACGGGTCAGACTAAACAGAGGAGGACCGTCACAGTCCCAGTACCTGCAG GTATTGAGGACGGACAGACTGTCAGAATGCCGGTGGGGAAGACAGAGATTTTCATTACATTCAGA GTCCAGAAGAGTCCAATCTTCAGGAGAGACGGCGCTGACATTCATTCTGATGTCATGATCTCTGTCGCTCAGGCCATACTGGGTGGGACGGTCAGAGCACAAGGATTATACGAGACCATCAACCTctca ATCCCAGCTGGAATCCAGACCGACCAGAGGATCCGGTTGTCCGGTAAAGGAATCCCGCGGGTCAGCGGCTATGGTAATGGCGACCACTATGTCCACATGAAGATCAAAATCCCCAA GATGTTGACCGACAGACAGAGAGCGCTTTTGATGAGCTACGCAGAGGACGAGACGGATGTTGAGGGAACCGTCAACGGAGTGACCAGCACCACTGCAG GTAAAAGATCCACTGGAAGTTGA